The Congregibacter litoralis KT71 genome contains a region encoding:
- the rdgC gene encoding recombination-associated protein RdgC, with translation MWFKNLRAYRMTRGLEFSAEQLEDKLAGRGFKPCTPAQPLSVGWVPALGEGAEMLVHAADGRMMLCLRREEKILPPSVVRDLVKERVEAIEAQQGRKVYRKEKLSLKDEVTQDCMPRAFSRHAELRLIIDPQARWVLVDSASASRAEEALNLLRECVGSFPVLLPQTAHAPAAAMTSWLANSSLPEDLQAREECELRDMGEQAAVIRCKGLDLYSDEVRQHLQGTTQVVRLALGWQEQLQFVLGDDLCLRRIKFSDALVKENDELMDEDRLARLDADFALMAPTLTTIQDRLISLFGGEDNA, from the coding sequence ATGTGGTTCAAAAATCTGCGGGCCTACCGCATGACTCGCGGTCTTGAGTTCTCTGCGGAGCAGTTGGAGGACAAGCTTGCAGGTCGCGGGTTCAAACCCTGCACGCCGGCGCAGCCCCTTTCCGTAGGCTGGGTACCGGCCCTGGGGGAAGGTGCCGAGATGCTGGTCCATGCCGCGGACGGCCGCATGATGCTATGCCTTCGCCGTGAAGAAAAAATTCTGCCGCCCTCGGTGGTGCGGGACCTGGTAAAAGAGCGGGTCGAAGCCATCGAAGCGCAACAGGGCCGCAAGGTCTATCGCAAGGAAAAACTCTCTCTCAAGGACGAGGTTACCCAGGACTGCATGCCCCGGGCTTTCAGCCGCCATGCGGAGCTGCGTCTGATTATCGATCCCCAGGCGCGCTGGGTATTGGTGGACTCCGCCAGCGCTTCCCGGGCCGAAGAGGCGCTTAATCTCTTGCGGGAGTGTGTGGGCAGCTTTCCGGTGCTGTTGCCCCAGACTGCGCATGCGCCCGCGGCGGCGATGACCAGCTGGCTGGCTAACTCCAGCCTCCCGGAAGATCTTCAGGCCCGGGAGGAATGTGAGCTTCGTGATATGGGGGAGCAGGCGGCGGTGATACGCTGCAAGGGTCTGGATCTGTACAGCGACGAGGTGCGGCAGCATCTCCAGGGCACGACCCAGGTAGTGCGCCTTGCCCTGGGTTGGCAGGAGCAGCTGCAGTTTGTCCTTGGCGACGATCTCTGTCTGCGCCGGATCAAGTTTTCTGACGCCCTTGTCAAAGAGAATGATGAATTGATGGACGAGGATCGCCTGGCGAGGTTGGACGCGGATTTTGCCCTCATGGCACCCACGCTGACGACTATCCAGGATCGTC